A part of Daphnia pulex isolate KAP4 chromosome 6, ASM2113471v1 genomic DNA contains:
- the LOC124196152 gene encoding 28S ribosomal protein S35, mitochondrial-like — protein AAAVVAGSTTAELPPPGKFANAELLKIPNFLHLTPPAIERQCQASKKICTEWPKELDTNEKIENHLPITITTSDYLHSSPSLRDARSIIVTLQVKSSSLKSDNHAKDKLLRLVKERYNLETDVLTIVSERCPLRMQNVNYAMYLLNVFVSKSWKTEPWEDKKCEADMENMCRKGASRNEQWSSCSDECRTKRKPKTCRRSSNSTQPMLVYRVCSRSCCPLWYVVAAYAGYRSFYIKFNWPFGAGVVLPKLHYYFMKLALCQCSIPLIC, from the exons gccgcagcggtggtggcgggttccACCACCGCTGAATTACCACCACCCGGTAAATTTGCCAATGCAGAGTTGTTGAAGATCcccaactttcttcacttgacaCCACCCGCCATTGAGAGACAATGCCAAGCATCGAAAA AGATCTGCACAGAGTGGCCGAAAGAGTTGGATACCaacgaaaagattgaaaatcatttacctATCACAATCACAACTAGTGATTACCTCCATTCTTCCCCCTCATTGAGGGATGCCCGATCCATAATAGTAACACTCCag GTGAAATCGAGCTCTTTGAAATCGGACAATCACGCCAAGGATAAACTGCTTCGACTAGTGAAAGAGCGTTACAACCTAGAAACTGACGTGCTGACGATCGTCTCTGAGCGGTGTCCTTTGAGAATGCAGAACGTCAATTACGCCATGTATCTGCTGAATGTTTTCGTCAGCAAGTCTTGG AAAACTGAGCCGTGGGAGGATAAGAAATGCGAAGCAGACATGGAAAATATGTGTAGGAAGGGAGCCAGTCGCAACGAACAGTGGAGCAGCTGCTCCGACGAATGCCGGACAAAGAGAAAGCCCAAGACATGCCGGAGGTCATCGAACAGTACGCAGCCAATGCTG gtttatcgtgtatgttcgcgtagttgctgtccgctgtggtacgttgttgcagcctatgctggttatagatctttctacatcaaattcaattggccgtttggtgctggtgtcgtgttaccgaagttgcattattattttatgaaattggCATTGTGTCAATGTAGTATACCGTTAATATGttaa